In a genomic window of Anomalospiza imberbis isolate Cuckoo-Finch-1a 21T00152 chromosome 5, ASM3175350v1, whole genome shotgun sequence:
- the ADCK2 gene encoding uncharacterized aarF domain-containing protein kinase 2 produces MVAGGAARLLPLPSLARAAAARIRPALPGRAGAGRSGPRAGRWGALALAVPAAVPAGTGWKERPGQRGPAWAAERGAERPPRGLLRRLGLVLRLGVRACGLLLRFGPLLLLYPLGRLWPGMGARWLRLLRRAAEAAGPTCVKLGQWASTRRDLFSEAFCDEFSKLHVEVSPHPWGHTDELLRKAFGEDWTGILRFPSREPVGSGCVAQVYKAYADLAAIGGSRAKELEQHSELRSAFEAWEVSGFRGLLGWLRRRKSKDVRDERSREELSSADCSQGSPGSRMSLMEQRAKPLLNANPSSARHLVPVAIKVLHPGLVHQVQMDLFLMKMGSRIIGLLPGFKWLSLTEIVEEFEKLMMQQIDLRYEARNLERFRQNFLDVDFVKFPTPLWPLVTADVLVETFEESEPISRYLHVEIGTELRQRLARMGMDMLLKMIFVDNFVHADLHPGNILVQGTARPGSARREQGAMPELCDSLVLGVQPPLRQLRLVLLDAGIVAELQSADMQNFRAVFTAVVLGQGERVAELILHHARANQCQDIERFKADMAELVTKARGNTIALGKLQVGNLLSSVFKLLMTHKVKLESNFASIIFAIMVLEGLGRSLDPELDILEAAKPLLIKTAASALK; encoded by the exons ATGGTGGcaggcggcgccgcgcggctGCTCCCGCTCCCGTCGCTCGCGCGCGCCGCCGCGGCCAGGATCAggccggcgctgcccgggcgggcgggcgcggggcgctCCGGGCCGCGCGCCGGCCGCTGGGGCGCCCTGGCCTTGGCCGTGCCCGCGGCCGTGCCCGCCGGGACCGGCTGGAAGGAGAGGCCGGGGCAGCGCGGCCCGGCGTGGGCGGCGGAGCGCGGCGCGGAGCGGCCGCCCCGGGGGCTGCTGCGGCGTTTGGGGCTGGTGCTGCGGCTGGGTGTCCGCGCCTGCGGGCTCCTGCTGCGCTTCGggccgctgctgctgctctacCCGCTGGGCCGCCTGTGGCCCGGCATGGGCGCCCGCTGGCTGCGGCTGCTGCGCAGGGCGGCCGAGGCCGCCGGCCCCACCTGTGTCAAGCTGGGCCAGTGGGCCAGCACCCGCAGGGACCTCTTCTCGGAGGCCTTCTGTGATGAGTTTTCCAAGCTGCACGTCGAGGTGAGCCCGCACCCGTGGGGCCACACCGACGAGCTCTTGAGGAAGGCCTTCGGTGAGGACTGGACGGGCATCCTCAGGTTCCCGAGCCGGGAGCCGGTCGGCTCGGGCTGCGTTGCCCAGGTGTATAAAGCCTATGCTGACCTCGCTGCCATCGGCGGCTCCCGGGCCAAGGAGCTGGAGCAACACTCGGAGCTCAGGTCCGCCTTTGAAGCGTGGGAAGTGTCAGGCTTTAGAGGCCTCCTCGGGTGgctgagaaggaggaagagcaaGGACGTACGGGatgagaggagcagggaggaacTGAGTTCTGCAGACTGCTCCCAGGGAAGTCCCGGGAGTAGGATGTCCCTTATGGAGCAGAGGGCCAAGCCACTCCTGAACGCAAATCCGTCATCAGCCAGACATCTCGTGCCTGTAGCCATTAAA GTCCTGCACCCTGGGCTGGTCCACCAAGTCCAGATGGATCTGTTTCTCATGAAGATGGGCAGCCGCATCATTGGACTTCTCCCTGGGTTCAAGTGGCTCAGCTTGACAGAGATTGTGGAGGAGTTTGAGAAGCTTATGATGCAGCAG ATTGACTTACGCTATGAAGCCAGAAATCTGGAGCGCTTCCGACAGAATTTCCTAGATGTCGATTTTGTGAAGTTTCCCACTCCCCTTTGGCCCTTGGTAACAGCAGATGTTCTAGTGGAAACATTTGAG GAGAGTGAGCCCATTTCGCGCTACCTGCACGTGGAGATTGGCACGGAGCTGCGGCAGAGACTGGCCAGGATGGGCATGGACATGCTGCTAAAGATG ATCTTCGTTGACAACTTTGTCCACGCCGACCTGCACCCCGGGAACATCCTGGTTCAAGGCACAGCGcggccgggcagcgcccgccggGAGCAGGGGGCGATGCCGGAGCTGTGTGACAGCCTGGTGCTGGGGGTGCAGCCACCCTTGCGGCAGCTGCGCCTGGTGCTGCTGGACGCAGGGATTGTGGCGGAACTGCAGAGCGCCGACATGCAGAACTTCCGTGCCGTGTTCACAGCTGTGgtcctgggacag GGGGAGAGGGTGGCAGAGCTGATCCTGCACCACGCCCGTGCCAACCAGTGCCAGGACATCGAGCGCTTCAAGGCTGACATGGCAGAGCTTGTCACCAAGGCCCGGGGGAACACCATTGCCTTGGGCAAG CTTCAGGTGGGAAATCTCCTCTCGAGTGTCTTCAAACTATTGATGACCCATAAG GTGAAGCTCGAGAGCAATTTTGCTTCCATCATCTTTGCCATCATGGTTCTGGAAGGACTGGGACGTTCACTGGACCCTGAACTGGACATCCTGGAGGCAGCCAAGCCACTGCTCATCAAAACTGCAGCTTCTGCCCTCAAATAG
- the LOC137474345 gene encoding uncharacterized protein C11orf16 homolog isoform X2, whose product MEKVPRLSGGSFQGIQHSSTPPDKVSSTSISRVQCCHTANKDSCSSLLPRCPITHCRVCAWNPGPFCMPLIPSSKRNFIGSSLEASRVLRGARVLARRETDGYYYLGHIVQEVKGSREVFLVEFDQSCALKGKVQCGWQETPLYDILHYEDARQQPLAPGDRVLAPWEAPAKRFGPGTVLRVVENTEAPLAHKERGVLVNFWNGQNKEVSSAQALRIPLPLSERIILELQMPLAARQMVVDSSLDYPYLVASGYRASGHYRQGHLGLDCCPEALYSTHPCAECSWGCTSLPQCCLGAREPTRPAECKAQQENAFIPGASLTEEKLSKKIEQQLSELRIASSERVSREEEHKEEKRLETDSIPEDVRSCMEEDCEVIETEKGSQREMVHAVVDAAVNTDSWLMETDHKEEAESRQQDAETEANFERLFESRVAEAPVQHSQRSPSLGSSALVPFNCQSFFAQVNQSLEKDSLTIRSAFCVQRPHSTTHLLAGRATHLPTLLKEKSITAAIASENIARAGETAGAQRESFAAHGTAPGCWG is encoded by the exons ATGGAGAAAGTACCTAGACTTTCAGGAGGGTCCTTTCAAGGAATCCAACACTCCTCTACTCCTCCTGACAAG GTAAGCTCCACATCCATCTCACGTGTCCAGTGCTGCCACACAGCTAATAAAGATTCCTGTAGCTCTCTGCTGCCAAGATGTCCAATAACACA ctGTCGTGTTTGTGCCTGGAACCCAGGTCCCTTTTGCATGCCCCTGATACCCTCAAGCAAAAGGAATTTCATTGGTTCATCCCTGGAGGCTTCCCGTGTCCTGAGGGGGGCTCGTGTGTTGGCAAGGAGAGAAACTGATGGCTATTACTACCTGGGCCACATTGTCCAGGAGGTGAAG GGCTCCAGGGAAGTCTTTTTAGTTGAGTTTGACCAAAGTTGTGCTCTGAAGGGCAAGGTCCAGTGTGGCTGGCAGGAAACGCCTCTCTATGACATTCTGCACTACGAAGACGCCCGGCAACAGCCTCTTGCTCCAGGGGACAGAGTCTTGGCACCATGGGAGGCTCCAGCCAAACGTTTTGGCCCTGGCACTGTGCTAAGGGTTGTAGAGAACACAGAAGCACCTTTAG CACACAAAGAAAGGGGAGTGCTTGTGAATTTCTGGAATGGGCAGAATAAGGAGGTGTCTTCTGCCCAAGCTCTGCGGATTCCCCTGCCCCTAAGCGAACGCATCATCCTGGAGCTGCAGATGCCTTTAGCAGCCAGGCAGATGGTGGTAGATTCAAGCTTGGATTACCCATACCTTGTGGCATCAGGTTATAGAGCCTCAGGGCACTACAGACAGGGTCACCTGGGCCTGGATTGCTGCCCAGAGGCTCTGTATTCCACTCATCCCTGTGCAGAGTGCAGCTGGGGGTGTACCTCACTTCCCCAGTGCTGCCTTGGAGCCCGGGAACCCACACGGCCTGCAGAGTGCAAAGCGCAGCAAGAAAACGCCTTCATCCCGGGAGCAAGCCTGACTGAAGAAAAGCTCAGCAAGAAAATAGAACAGCAACTGTCTGAATTGAGGattgcatcttcagaaagggttTCCAGAGAGGAAGAGCACAAGGAAGAGAAGAGATTGGAGACAGACAGCATTCCAGAAGATGTTAGGTCTTGTATGGAAGAGGACTGTGAGGTTATAGAAACTGAGAAG GGCTCTCAGAGGGAGATGGTTCATGCTGTGGTTGATGCTGCTGTCAACACAGACAGCTGGTTAATGGAGACAGATCACAAGGAAGAAGCAGAGAGCAGACAGCAGGATGCTGAAACTGAAGCTAATTTTGAAC GCCTTTTTGAGTCCAGAGTGGCAGAAGCTCCAGtccagcattcccagaggagcccTTCCCTGGGAAGCAGTGCTTTGGTTCCTTTCAACTGCCAGAGCTTCTTTGCCCAAGTGAATCAATCACTGGAGAAAGACAGCCTGACCATCAGATCAGCCTTTTGTGTGCAGAGACCACACAGTACCACCCACCTGCTGGCTGGGAGAGCCACGCATCTCCCAACccttctaaaagaaaaaagcatcacA GCAGCGATTGCGTCAGAGAACATTGCAAGGGCTGGAGAAACAGCTGGAGCACAAAGAGAGAGCTTTGCAGCACATggcactgctccaggctgctggggctga
- the LOC137474345 gene encoding uncharacterized protein C11orf16 homolog isoform X1, with protein sequence MEKVPRLSGGSFQGIQHSSTPPDKVSSTSISRVQCCHTANKDSCSSLLPRCPITHCRVCAWNPGPFCMPLIPSSKRNFIGSSLEASRVLRGARVLARRETDGYYYLGHIVQEVKGSREVFLVEFDQSCALKGKVQCGWQETPLYDILHYEDARQQPLAPGDRVLAPWEAPAKRFGPGTVLRVVENTEAPLAHKERGVLVNFWNGQNKEVSSAQALRIPLPLSERIILELQMPLAARQMVVDSSLDYPYLVASGYRASGHYRQGHLGLDCCPEALYSTHPCAECSWGCTSLPQCCLGAREPTRPAECKAQQENAFIPGASLTEEKLSKKIEQQLSELRIASSERVSREEEHKEEKRLETDSIPEDVRSCMEEDCEVIETEKGSQREMVHAVVDAAVNTDSWLMETDHKEEAESRQQDAETEANFEHEHGLFESRVAEAPVQHSQRSPSLGSSALVPFNCQSFFAQVNQSLEKDSLTIRSAFCVQRPHSTTHLLAGRATHLPTLLKEKSITAAIASENIARAGETAGAQRESFAAHGTAPGCWG encoded by the exons ATGGAGAAAGTACCTAGACTTTCAGGAGGGTCCTTTCAAGGAATCCAACACTCCTCTACTCCTCCTGACAAG GTAAGCTCCACATCCATCTCACGTGTCCAGTGCTGCCACACAGCTAATAAAGATTCCTGTAGCTCTCTGCTGCCAAGATGTCCAATAACACA ctGTCGTGTTTGTGCCTGGAACCCAGGTCCCTTTTGCATGCCCCTGATACCCTCAAGCAAAAGGAATTTCATTGGTTCATCCCTGGAGGCTTCCCGTGTCCTGAGGGGGGCTCGTGTGTTGGCAAGGAGAGAAACTGATGGCTATTACTACCTGGGCCACATTGTCCAGGAGGTGAAG GGCTCCAGGGAAGTCTTTTTAGTTGAGTTTGACCAAAGTTGTGCTCTGAAGGGCAAGGTCCAGTGTGGCTGGCAGGAAACGCCTCTCTATGACATTCTGCACTACGAAGACGCCCGGCAACAGCCTCTTGCTCCAGGGGACAGAGTCTTGGCACCATGGGAGGCTCCAGCCAAACGTTTTGGCCCTGGCACTGTGCTAAGGGTTGTAGAGAACACAGAAGCACCTTTAG CACACAAAGAAAGGGGAGTGCTTGTGAATTTCTGGAATGGGCAGAATAAGGAGGTGTCTTCTGCCCAAGCTCTGCGGATTCCCCTGCCCCTAAGCGAACGCATCATCCTGGAGCTGCAGATGCCTTTAGCAGCCAGGCAGATGGTGGTAGATTCAAGCTTGGATTACCCATACCTTGTGGCATCAGGTTATAGAGCCTCAGGGCACTACAGACAGGGTCACCTGGGCCTGGATTGCTGCCCAGAGGCTCTGTATTCCACTCATCCCTGTGCAGAGTGCAGCTGGGGGTGTACCTCACTTCCCCAGTGCTGCCTTGGAGCCCGGGAACCCACACGGCCTGCAGAGTGCAAAGCGCAGCAAGAAAACGCCTTCATCCCGGGAGCAAGCCTGACTGAAGAAAAGCTCAGCAAGAAAATAGAACAGCAACTGTCTGAATTGAGGattgcatcttcagaaagggttTCCAGAGAGGAAGAGCACAAGGAAGAGAAGAGATTGGAGACAGACAGCATTCCAGAAGATGTTAGGTCTTGTATGGAAGAGGACTGTGAGGTTATAGAAACTGAGAAG GGCTCTCAGAGGGAGATGGTTCATGCTGTGGTTGATGCTGCTGTCAACACAGACAGCTGGTTAATGGAGACAGATCACAAGGAAGAAGCAGAGAGCAGACAGCAGGATGCTGAAACTGAAGCTAATTTTGAACATGAGCATG GCCTTTTTGAGTCCAGAGTGGCAGAAGCTCCAGtccagcattcccagaggagcccTTCCCTGGGAAGCAGTGCTTTGGTTCCTTTCAACTGCCAGAGCTTCTTTGCCCAAGTGAATCAATCACTGGAGAAAGACAGCCTGACCATCAGATCAGCCTTTTGTGTGCAGAGACCACACAGTACCACCCACCTGCTGGCTGGGAGAGCCACGCATCTCCCAACccttctaaaagaaaaaagcatcacA GCAGCGATTGCGTCAGAGAACATTGCAAGGGCTGGAGAAACAGCTGGAGCACAAAGAGAGAGCTTTGCAGCACATggcactgctccaggctgctggggctga
- the LOC137474345 gene encoding uncharacterized protein C11orf16 homolog isoform X3 encodes MPLIPSSKRNFIGSSLEASRVLRGARVLARRETDGYYYLGHIVQEVKGSREVFLVEFDQSCALKGKVQCGWQETPLYDILHYEDARQQPLAPGDRVLAPWEAPAKRFGPGTVLRVVENTEAPLAHKERGVLVNFWNGQNKEVSSAQALRIPLPLSERIILELQMPLAARQMVVDSSLDYPYLVASGYRASGHYRQGHLGLDCCPEALYSTHPCAECSWGCTSLPQCCLGAREPTRPAECKAQQENAFIPGASLTEEKLSKKIEQQLSELRIASSERVSREEEHKEEKRLETDSIPEDVRSCMEEDCEVIETEKGSQREMVHAVVDAAVNTDSWLMETDHKEEAESRQQDAETEANFEHEHGLFESRVAEAPVQHSQRSPSLGSSALVPFNCQSFFAQVNQSLEKDSLTIRSAFCVQRPHSTTHLLAGRATHLPTLLKEKSITAAIASENIARAGETAGAQRESFAAHGTAPGCWG; translated from the exons ATGCCCCTGATACCCTCAAGCAAAAGGAATTTCATTGGTTCATCCCTGGAGGCTTCCCGTGTCCTGAGGGGGGCTCGTGTGTTGGCAAGGAGAGAAACTGATGGCTATTACTACCTGGGCCACATTGTCCAGGAGGTGAAG GGCTCCAGGGAAGTCTTTTTAGTTGAGTTTGACCAAAGTTGTGCTCTGAAGGGCAAGGTCCAGTGTGGCTGGCAGGAAACGCCTCTCTATGACATTCTGCACTACGAAGACGCCCGGCAACAGCCTCTTGCTCCAGGGGACAGAGTCTTGGCACCATGGGAGGCTCCAGCCAAACGTTTTGGCCCTGGCACTGTGCTAAGGGTTGTAGAGAACACAGAAGCACCTTTAG CACACAAAGAAAGGGGAGTGCTTGTGAATTTCTGGAATGGGCAGAATAAGGAGGTGTCTTCTGCCCAAGCTCTGCGGATTCCCCTGCCCCTAAGCGAACGCATCATCCTGGAGCTGCAGATGCCTTTAGCAGCCAGGCAGATGGTGGTAGATTCAAGCTTGGATTACCCATACCTTGTGGCATCAGGTTATAGAGCCTCAGGGCACTACAGACAGGGTCACCTGGGCCTGGATTGCTGCCCAGAGGCTCTGTATTCCACTCATCCCTGTGCAGAGTGCAGCTGGGGGTGTACCTCACTTCCCCAGTGCTGCCTTGGAGCCCGGGAACCCACACGGCCTGCAGAGTGCAAAGCGCAGCAAGAAAACGCCTTCATCCCGGGAGCAAGCCTGACTGAAGAAAAGCTCAGCAAGAAAATAGAACAGCAACTGTCTGAATTGAGGattgcatcttcagaaagggttTCCAGAGAGGAAGAGCACAAGGAAGAGAAGAGATTGGAGACAGACAGCATTCCAGAAGATGTTAGGTCTTGTATGGAAGAGGACTGTGAGGTTATAGAAACTGAGAAG GGCTCTCAGAGGGAGATGGTTCATGCTGTGGTTGATGCTGCTGTCAACACAGACAGCTGGTTAATGGAGACAGATCACAAGGAAGAAGCAGAGAGCAGACAGCAGGATGCTGAAACTGAAGCTAATTTTGAACATGAGCATG GCCTTTTTGAGTCCAGAGTGGCAGAAGCTCCAGtccagcattcccagaggagcccTTCCCTGGGAAGCAGTGCTTTGGTTCCTTTCAACTGCCAGAGCTTCTTTGCCCAAGTGAATCAATCACTGGAGAAAGACAGCCTGACCATCAGATCAGCCTTTTGTGTGCAGAGACCACACAGTACCACCCACCTGCTGGCTGGGAGAGCCACGCATCTCCCAACccttctaaaagaaaaaagcatcacA GCAGCGATTGCGTCAGAGAACATTGCAAGGGCTGGAGAAACAGCTGGAGCACAAAGAGAGAGCTTTGCAGCACATggcactgctccaggctgctggggctga
- the NDUFB2 gene encoding NADH dehydrogenase [ubiquinone] 1 beta subcomplex subunit 2, mitochondrial: protein MAGGAAGTPPVPRCPATGLLGPGCPGLDRGTRCSFRPFLKHQQLQPSSPPPLRKGAAWLGSSPRSAAPVGDANFWENSRRSRPWCRPGAPRCCGERGADVRGQCVLSPCPRTLPCSELSPGHHHPCRDPSEPRAVSVSRDPSEPRAVSVSRDPSEPRAVSAPEGGGRANRRGCCCAVRVTLGTAMVVAALGRAAGRLLRAGAAVPGRRRAGGGVHIPPRYRQFPELTRAQVIRSEMLSGFMWFWILWHFWHNSDMVLGHFPYPDASAWTDEELGIPPDDEE from the exons ATGGCGGGAGGCGCCGCCGGGACACCGCCCGTGCCCCGCTGTCCCGCAACCGGACTGCTCGGGCCGGGCTGCCCAGGCTTGGACAGAGGGACGCGCTGCTCCTTTCGCCCCTTCCTTAaacaccagcagctgcagccgTCTTCTCCCCCGCCCCTCCGAAAAGGAGCGGCTTGGCTGGGGAGCTCGCCCCGCTCTGCGGCCCCCGTGGGAGACGCCAACTTTTGGGAGAACTCACGGAGAAGCCGCCCTTGGTGCCGCCCGGGCGCTCCCAGGTGCTGTGGGGAGCGAGGGGCAGATGTGCGGGGGCAGTGCGTGCTGTCCCCGTGCCCCAGGACACTTCCGTGCTCCGAGCTGTCCCCGGGCCACCACCACCCTTGCCGGGACCCCTCGGAGCCGCGGGCTGTCTCCGTTTCCCGGGATCCCTCGGAGCCGCGGGCTGTCTCCGTTTCCCGGGATCCCTCGGAGCCGCGGGCTGTCTCCGCCCCGGAAGGCGGCGGTCGCGCCAATCGCCGGGGCTGTTGCTGCGCGGTGCGGGTGACATTGGGCACGGCCATGGTGGTGGCGGCGCTAGGCCGAGCGGCGGGGCGGCTGctgcgggccggggccgccgtgcccgggcggcggcg CGCGGGCGGCGGGGTGCACATCCCGCCGCGGTACCGGCAGTTCCCGGAGCTGACGCGGGCGCAGGTGATCCGAAGCGAGATGCTCAGTGGCTTCATGTGGTTCTGGATCCTCTGGCACTTCTGGCACAACTCGGACATGGTGCTG GGACACTTCCCGTATCCCGACGCTTCGGCTTGGACGGACGAGGAGCTCGGCATCCCTCCGGACGATGAGGAATAG